A section of the Humulus lupulus chromosome 2, drHumLupu1.1, whole genome shotgun sequence genome encodes:
- the LOC133819201 gene encoding suppressor of disruption of TFIIS codes for MVAFGNSVRDSSSFDTILFDLDDTLYPGNTVLSGALKKNIEDFLVEKCGFSESQAATLRVELFKTYGSTLAGLRVLGYNIDADDYHSVVHGRLPYDLIKPDPQLRNLLSSISQRKIIFTNSDRNHAIKAMDRLGIADCFEQIICFETMNPNLSKSTRPDEFPVVLKPSMDAIKIALAVAEVDPRRTLFLDDNVRNIAAGKAVGLRTALVGKTTKTKEADYALEKVNNLAQVIPEIWVNGVEKGEPRMGRTNSEIESSLAITAVGA; via the exons ATGGTAGCTTTTGGCAACTCAGTTCGCGATTCCAGTTCTTTCGACACTATCCTTTTCG ATTTGGATGATACTTTGTACCCTGGAAATACTGTATTATCTGGAGCTCTCAAGAAAAACAttgaag ACTTTCTTGTGGAGAAATGTGGATTTTCAGAGAGCCAAGCTGCGACTCTCAGAGTTGAGCTTTTCAAAACTTATGGCAGTACTCTTGCTGGTTTAAGG GTATTGGGATACAACATTGATGCCGATGATTATcatag TGTCGTACACGGAAGATTGCCGTATGATCTTATCAAACCAGACCCTCAACTACGAAACTTGTTAAGCAGTATATCCCAGAGAAAAATC ATTTTCACAAACTCGGATCGGAATCACGCGATTAAGGCTATGGATCGGCTTGGAATCGCCGATTGCTTTGAACAAATCATATGCTTCGAGACCATGAACCCTAACTTGTCTAAATCGACCAGGCCAGACGAATTCCCTGTCGTTTTGAAACCTTCCATGGACGCCATAAAAATTGCTCTGGCTGTCGCTGAAGTGGATCCTCGGCGTACG CTGTTTCTCGATGACAATGTTCGCAATATAGCCGCTGGCAAAGCCGTGGGTCTTCGAACAGCTTTG GTTGGTAAGACCACGAAAACCAAAGAAGCCGATTATGCATTAGAGAAGGTGAATAACCTGGCACAAGTGATACCAGAAATATGGGTCAATGGAGTTGAAAAAGGCGAACCAAGGATGGGGCGCACCAACAGTGAGATTGAGTCAAGTCTTGCAATCACAGCCGTCGGAGCGTGA
- the LOC133819202 gene encoding photosystem I reaction center subunit II, chloroplastic-like, translating into MAMATQATTSLLIPKTGVSVDRATASWKQSISTTSFATPKPLKLSHTAPRSVRVLAAEETKTEAAPAKEEAPVGFTPPELDPSTPSPIFGGSTGGLLRKAQVEEFYVITWESPKEQIFEMPTGGAAIMREGPNLLKLARKEQCLALGTRLRSKYKIKYQFYRVFPNGEVQYLHPKDGVYPEKVNAGRQGVGQNFRSIGKNVSPIEVKFTGKQPYDL; encoded by the coding sequence ATGGCCATGGCAACCCAAGCCACCACCAGCCTCTTAATCCCCAAAACCGGCGTCTCCGTCGACAGAGCCACCGCCTCATGGAAACAATCCATATCCACCACCTCATTCGCCACCCCCAAACCCCTCAAACTCTCCCACACAGCACCACGCTCCGTAAGAGTCTTGGCGGCGGAGGAGACAAAGACTGAGGCTGCACCGGCGAAAGAAGAAGCCCCAGTCGGGTTCACACCGCCGGAGCTGGACCCCAGCACTCCGTCCCCGATCTTCGGAGGAAGCACCGGAGGTCTGCTACGTAAGGCCCAGGTCGAGGAGTTCTACGTGATAACATGGGAGTCCCCGAAGGAGCAGATCTTCGAGATGCCCACCGGCGGCGCCGCCATCATGAGAGAGGGACCGAACCTTTTGAAGCTGGCGAGGAAGGAGCAGTGTTTGGCTCTGGGGACTAGGTTGAGGTCCAAGTACAAGATCAAGTACCAGTTTTACAGGGTTTTCCCTAATGGAGAGGTCCAATATTTGCACCCTAAGGATGGTGTGTACCCTGAGAAAGTCAACGCCGGTCGCCAAGGAGTTGGTCAAAACTTTAGGTCGATCGGCAAGAACGTTAGCCCTATTGAGGTTAAGTTCACTGGGAAGCAACCTTATGATTTGTAA